One window of Pieris napi chromosome 1, ilPieNapi1.2, whole genome shotgun sequence genomic DNA carries:
- the LOC125057323 gene encoding mRNA turnover protein 4 homolog: MPKSKRDKKISLTKTNKKGLVLKQRIIEEVRNSLSKYENVFVFSVDNMRNTKLKDLRNEWKDSRFFFGKNKVMAVALGRSKSDEAEDQLNLVSKKLKGQCGLLMTNKDVVDVLQWFEDFEDSEYARSGFVATRDVILPQGPLKDFSHTIEPHLRRLGLPTSLEKGVINLLKEYQVCKKGSPLTPEQASILKLLGIQMANFKVVIKCHWSKGKGFQKHSDIATDDEASDDDVQNNSHEDVAMEDEET; this comes from the exons ATGCCGAAATCAAAACGGGATAAAAAAA tttctcTCACAAAGACAAACAAAAAAGGACTTGTGTTGAAACAGAGAATCATTGAAGAAGTTAGAAACTCCTTATCGAAATATGAGaacgtttttgttttttctgttgaTAATATGCGAAATACCAAATTAAAGGATTTGAGAAATGAATGGAAGGATTCAAGATTTTTCTTTGGAAAGAATAAAGTAATGGCAGTTGCTTTGGGACGAAGTAAGAGTGATGAAGCTGAAgatcaattaaattta gtttcaaaaaaaCTTAAAGGCCAATGTGGTCTACTTATGACAAATAAAGATGTTGTAGATGTATTACAATGGTTTGAAGATTTTGAAGACTCTGAATATGCTCGCTCTGGTTTTGTTGCAACACGTGATGTTATTCTACCCCAGGGACCACTGAAAGATTTTTCACATACAATCGAGCCTCACCTTAGAAGACTTGGATTGCCTACCAGCCTAGAAAAGGGAGTCATTAATCTTTTAAAAGAATACCAG GTTTGCAAAAAAGGCTCACCATTAACTCCAGAACAAGCCAgcatattaaaactattgggTATACAAATGGCAAATTTCAAAGTTGTGATCAAATGCCACTGGTCTAAAGGAAAGGGATTCCAAAAACACAGTGATATAGCAACAGATGATGAAGCAAGTGATGATGATGTACAAAATAATTCACATGAAGATGTTGCTATGGAAGACGAGGAAACATAA
- the LOC125053634 gene encoding 14-3-3 protein zeta isoform X1 → MSVDKEELVQRAKLAEQAERYDDMAAAMKEVTETGVELSNEERNLLSVAYKNVVGARRSSWRVISSIEQKTEGSERKQQMAKEYRVKVEKELREICYDVLGLLDKHLIPKASNPESKVFYLKMKGDYYRYLAEVATGETRNSVVEDSQKAYQDAFEISKAKMQPTHPIRLGLALNFSVFYYEILNSPDKACHLAKQAFDDAIAELDTLNEDSYKDSTLIMQLLRDNLTLWTSDTQGDGDEPAEGGDN, encoded by the exons ATGTCCGTCGACAAGGAGGAACTGGTGCAACGCGCCAAGCTGGCGGAGCAGGCTGAGCGATACGACGACATGGCGGCCGCGATGAAAGAAGTCACTGAGACCGGCGTCGAGCTCAGCAACGAAGAAAGAAACCTCCTCTCCGTCGCTTACAAAAATGTTGTGGGTGCCCGGCGATCCTCATGGCGAGTTATATCCTCAATCGAACAGAAAACCGAAGGTTCCGAAAGAAAACAACAGATGGCAAAAGAATATAGGGTAAAAGTAGAAAAGGAGCTCAGAGAAATCTGCTATGATGTATTG GGTTTACTTGACAAACACCTTATTCCTAAAGCTAGTAATCCAGAAAGTAAAGTATTTTACCTTAAAATGAAAGGAGACTACTACAGGTACCTCGCAGAAGTGGCCACAGGAGAAACCAGAAATT CTGTTGTAGAGGATTCACAGAAAGCATACCAGGATGCTTTCGAAATCAGCAAGGCCAAAATGCAACCCACACATCCGATCAGGCTGGGTTTGGCGTTAAATTTCTCAGTTTTCTACTATGAGATATTAAATTCACCAGACAAAGCGTGTCATCTCGCCAAACAG GCATTCGACGACGCGATCGCAGAGCTGGACACGCTTAACGAGGACTCGTACAAGGACTCGACACTGATCATGCAATTGCTGCGAGACAACCTGACGCTGTGGACGTCGGACACGCAGGGCGACGGCGACGAGCCCGCCGAAGGCGGCGACAACTAA
- the LOC125053634 gene encoding 14-3-3 protein zeta isoform X2 produces MSVDKEELVQRAKLAEQAERYDDMAAAMKEVTETGVELSNEERNLLSVAYKNVVGARRSSWRVISSIEQKTEGSERKQQMAKEYRVKVEKELREICYDVLGLLDKHLIPKASNPESKVFYLKMKGDYYRYLAEVATGETRNSVVEDSQKAYQEAFDIAKAKMQPTHPIRLGLALNFSVFYYEIINSPARACHLAKQAFDDAIAELDTLNEDSYKDSTLIMQLLRDNLTLWTSDTQGDGDEPAEGGDN; encoded by the exons ATGTCCGTCGACAAGGAGGAACTGGTGCAACGCGCCAAGCTGGCGGAGCAGGCTGAGCGATACGACGACATGGCGGCCGCGATGAAAGAAGTCACTGAGACCGGCGTCGAGCTCAGCAACGAAGAAAGAAACCTCCTCTCCGTCGCTTACAAAAATGTTGTGGGTGCCCGGCGATCCTCATGGCGAGTTATATCCTCAATCGAACAGAAAACCGAAGGTTCCGAAAGAAAACAACAGATGGCAAAAGAATATAGGGTAAAAGTAGAAAAGGAGCTCAGAGAAATCTGCTATGATGTATTG GGTTTACTTGACAAACACCTTATTCCTAAAGCTAGTAATCCAGAAAGTAAAGTATTTTACCTTAAAATGAAAGGAGACTACTACAGGTACCTCGCAGAAGTGGCCACAGGAGAAACCAGAAATT CCGTAGTCGAGGACTCGCAGAAGgcctaccaggaggccttcgACATCGCCAAGGCCAAAATGCAACCGACACACCCCATCAGGCTCGGTCTCGCCCTCAACTTTTCCGTATTCTATTACGAGATTATCAACTCCCCAGCGCGGGCGTGCCACTTAGCCAAACAG GCATTCGACGACGCGATCGCAGAGCTGGACACGCTTAACGAGGACTCGTACAAGGACTCGACACTGATCATGCAATTGCTGCGAGACAACCTGACGCTGTGGACGTCGGACACGCAGGGCGACGGCGACGAGCCCGCCGAAGGCGGCGACAACTAA
- the LOC125053625 gene encoding uncharacterized protein LOC125053625 — protein MLEYGSATPPAPLFSPLVIVIFIACVAGAAALLQCALVAAIIKRTRNGLYCLILQLIVADFVLLSASIGPEIWTTNAKTWDFGKSTCVTFRGLGVFASTASLYLVVAIALHTLATINLEEKVATQNKRSTIIDDESRSSRHSLVANSDTSTPTRTMNVDYRLTTNTKVPIIPPSLFIWFLSGSLCIPEFALSTTVPLDHDIIVCGLVDSGHRFNIYSMLAIFNFFIPTFIMSVAGVLVGFKLSSKHFRKNDKESVSALKYSLSLILVYFIMCSPRSLLCVYEIYSNNYSDRLKNENNIFLTINLMCSSVYLVSILLKPLLCITLIPRIRNKFSLYSGNVVEV, from the exons ATGCTCGAATACGGGTCCGCTACTCCGCCTGCCCCGCTGTTCTCTCCGCTTGTCATTGTGATATTTATTGCGTGCGTCGCTGGCGCTGCAGCTCTTCTACAATGTGCGCTAGTTGCCGCGATAATCAAACGGACAAGAAACG GTTTATACTGTCTTATTCTCCAACTCATTGTGGCTGACTTTGTGCTACTCAGTGCTTCCATTGGACCAGAAATTTGGACTACAAATGCAAAAACCTGGGACTTCGGTAAAAGCACCTGTGTAACATTTCGAGGACTCGGCGTATTCGCTTCAACAGCATCACTTTATTTGGTCGTTGCTATTGCACTACACACATTAGCGACCATTAATCTCGAAGAAAAAGTCGCGACTCAGAATAAGCGGAGTACTATTATAGATGATGAATCGAGGTCTTCACGGCACAGCCTTGTGGCGAACAGTGATACATCAACTCCAACCCGCACTATGAATGTCGATTATAGACTTACAACTAATACCAAAGTTCCTATAATACCCCCATCACTTTTTATATGGTTTTTAAGTGGGTCGCTCTGCATTCCTGAATTTGCATTATCTACTACTGTACCACTTGACCATGATATAATTGTTTGTGGCTTAGTAGATTCAGGCCACAGATTTAACATCTATTCTATGTTAgcaatttttaacttttttataccTACCTTTATAATGTCTGTCGCTGGTGTTTTGGTGGGATTTAAATTAAGTTCGAAGCATTTTCGAAAGAATGATAAAGAATCGGTGTCGgctttaaaatattccttaagtttaattttagtcTATTTCATAATGTGTTCACCACGCTCCCTCCTTTGtgtatatgaaatatattcaaataacTATAGTGATAGACTCAAAAACGAgaacaacatatttttaacgattaatttaatgtgTAGCAGCGTATATTTAgtgtcaatattattaaaaccccTACTGTGTATTACACTGATACCTAGAATTAGAAATAAGTTTTCATTGTATTCAGGAAATGTTGTAGAagtataa